CGGCGCGGGCACCTACGTGGTGCAGGTGGGCAAGCGCAAGTTCGCGCGCGTGGCGCTGGGCTGATTTATAGAAAATCGGCCTCTAGCGCTTGCCAGCAAAGCGCTGGCAGCTATCGAAACCGTAGTCAATCCGGCTCGCCCACGGCGGCGCGCGTGGCCTCGGCCTGCAGCAGAAGCCAGGCGCGGAAGGCCTGTACCTCGGGCCGCTCGCCGCTGCGCGGGCCCATCACCAGCCAGTAGGCCAGCGGCGCGTCGAGCCGGTGGCCGGGCAGCACTTCCACCAGATCGCCCGCTGCCAGGCTTTGCGCGACGAGTGGCATGCGCGCGAGCGCCAGCCCCTGGCCTGCCAGCGCCGCCTGCGCGATCTGCTGTGCGTAGTTGAGGTACAGCCAGCGCTGCGGCTGCAGGCCGCCCAGGCCGTTGGCCTCGAACCAGCGGCCCCAGGTGATCCAGTCGAAATAGGGCTGGCGGTGCGCGTCGCCCGCCTCGATGAGCGCGAAGCGCGCCACGTCGGCCGGCTGGCGCACGGGCGGCATGCTTTTGAGCAGCCAGGGGCTCGCGACCACGGCGAGCTGCTCGCCGAAGAGCCGCTCGGCCCCCGGAGCGGAGCCGCCGGGCGTGGCCCAGCGCAGAGCCAGATCGACGTCGGCGGTGTCCAGATCGACCACGCTGTCGCTGGTGTCGATGCGGATGTCGATGTCGGGGTGCGCGCACTGGAACTCCTCCATGCGCGGGATCAGCCACATCGAGGCGAAGCTCGCCCAGGTGGCGATGGCGACGCTGCGCCGCCCGGCCATCTGCCGCACCTGGCGCACGGCGGCGTCCAGCCGATCGAGCGCGGGCGCCACGGCGCGGTGCAGCTGCACGCCCGCGCCGGTCAGTTCCACGGCGCGCGTGTGGCGCAGGAACAGGGGCACGCCCACCTCGTCCTCCAGCGCCTGGATCTGGCGGCTCACGGCGGATTGCGTCAGGGCCAGTTCGTCGGCGGCGGCGCGGAAGTTCAGGTGCCGCGCGACGGCAAGAAACGCGCGCCAGTGCCCCACGGCGACGGGGCGGGTGCGCAGGTGAGAGGGGGAGGGCATGGCGGACATGCTAGCCGGATAATCCACGCTTTCGCCGCAAGCGCATCCATCTCCATCCCAATGACGCAACTCGACATCATCATCATGGCCGCGGGCAAGGGCACGCGCATGAAAAGCCGCATTCCCAAGGTATTGCAGCGCCTGGCCGGGCGGCCCCTGCTGCACCACGTGCTGGACCAGGCGGCCAGCCTGCAGGCGCGGCGCGTGGTGGTGGTGACGGGCCATGGCGCTACGGAAGTGGAAGCTGCCTGCGCAGGCGGGGCGGGCCTTAGGGCCGGTTTTGACCTGCAATGCGTGCGCCAGGAGCCGCAGCTGGGCACGGGCCATGCCGTGCAGCAGGCCGTGCCGCGGCTGGCGGGCGACGGCACGGTGGTCGTGCTCTCGGGCGACGTGCCGCTCACGCAGGCCGCCACGCTGCGCGCGCTGGTCGAGGCGTCGGGCGGCGAGCGCCTGGCGTTGCTCACCGTCGGCCTGCCCGACCCGTCCGGCTACGGGCGCATCGTGCGCGGCGCCGGCGGCACGGTGCTGCGCATCGTCGAGCACAAGGACGCGAGCGAGGCCGAGCGCGCCATCGGCGAGGTCTACAGCGGCATCATGGCCGTGCCCGCGCGCCTGCTCGCCGCCTGGCTGGCGCGCCTGACCAACGACAACGCCCAGGGCGAGTACTACCTCACCGACGTCGTCGCCATGGCCGTGGCCGACGGCGTGCCCGTGGTGGCGCACCGCATCACGGATGCGCTGCAAGTGGCCGGCGTGAACAGCCCGGTGCAGCTGGCCGAGCTCGAACGCGCGCACCAGCAGCGCCAGGCGCAGGCATTGATGGAACAGGGCGTGCGCCTGGCCGACCCGGCGCGCTTCGACCTGCGCGACGACGCGCGCGGCGGCAGGGCCCAGCTGGTCTGCGGGCAGGACGTGGAGATCGACGTGGGCTGCATCTTCACCGGCCGCGTGGAGATCGGCGAGGGCGCGCGCATCGGCGCCTACTGCCACATCGGCAACGCCGTCATCGGCGCGGGCGCGGTGATCCACCCCTTCACCCACATCGACGGAGAGAAGGCCGGCGCCAGCGTGGGCGAGGGCGCGCTCGTGGGCCCCTTCGCGCGCCTGCGCCCCGGCGCGCAGCTCGGGCGCGAGGTGCATGTGGGCAACTTCGTCGAGATCAAAAACTCCCAGCTGGCCGACGGCGCCAAGGCCAACCATCTGGCCTACCTGGGCGACGCCACGGTGGGCGAGCGCGTGAACTACGGCGCGGGCAGCATCACCGCCAACTACGACGGCGCCAACAAGCACCGCACCGTGATCGAGGCGGACGTGCACGTGGGCAGCAATTGCGTGCTGGTGGCGCCCGTCACGATCGGCGCGGGCGGCACGGTGGGCGGCGGCTCCACCATCACCAAGGACACGCCGCCGGGCGCCCTGAGCGTGGCGCGCGGCAAGCAGGTGAGTATCGCGGGCTGGAAGCGTCCGGCCAGGCAGGCCAAATGACGGCGGAAGGCGGCGCGACGCGCGGCGGCACCGCGCAGGACCGGCTGCAGGCCGAGCTGGATGAGGCACGCCGCCAGATGGCCGCCATGGCGGCCGCGCACGAAGCGTTTCTGCGCGGCGTGTCGCACGACCTGCGCGCGCCGCTGCGCCACGTGACCTCCTACGGCGCGCTGGTGCGCGAGCTGCTGCAAGAGCTGCCGGCCCAGTATCCCCAGGTGGAGGAGGCGCTGGGCTTCCTGGCCACCATGGATGCCTCCGCGCGCCGCATGGGGCTGATGATCGACGGCCTGCAGGCCATCGCGCGCGCCGGCCGCGTGCCGCTGCGGCTGCAGGCGGTGGACCTGGGCGCCGCCGTGCAGCAGGCGCGCGCGCTGCTGGGCGGCGCCGGCGACGGCGTGCAGTGGGACGTCGCGCCCGCCATGCCGGCCGTGCGGGCCGATGCCGAGCTGTTCGGCCAGCTGCTCGCCCAGCTGCTCGGCAATGCGCTCAAGTTCACGCGCGGCATGGCGCAGGCGCGCATCGCCGTGCACGCCGAGCCCGATGGGCAGGGCCGCGTGCGCATCACCGTGCAGGACAACGGCGCGGGCTTCGACGGCGCGCGCGCGCAGCAGCTGTTCGGCGTGTTCCAGCGCATGCACCGCGAGGCCGACTTCGAGGGCGTGGGCGCCGGCCTGGCGCTGTGCGCGGCGATAGCGCAGCGCCATGGCGCCACGATCACCGCGGCGGCCGCGCCCGGCGCGGGCTGCAGCATCCGGCTCGACTGGCCGGGCGCCGCGTAGTGCGCCCGGCGGATTCGTTCACACCTTCTCAGGGCATCAGGCCCAGCCGCGCCTCCAGCTGGTGCAGGCGCTGACGCAGGGCCGACACCTCTTCGATCAGGTCGGCTGTGAGCGCGGCCAGCTCGGGGTCGGCGTCGAAGGTCGATTCCAGCCGCGCCAGGCGGCGCGCGCGTACCACGGTGGCGCTGGTGAATTGCCAGTGGCCGCCCGCCTGTTCGCCGTGCAGCAGGCCGGCCTCCAGCCGTTCGATCACCCAGCCGGGCGCCATGCAGCACGAGCGCGCAAGGTCGTCCAGCGTGAGGCGGGCCTGTTCGTCGAGCAGCTCGGCCAGGGCGTTGTCGAGGAAGTTGGGCGTCGTGGCCATGTTCAGGCTCCTTGCGTGCCGTGCGCGGCGCGGGGCTGGAATTGCGGGAAGGCTTGGGCAAAGGCGCGGTAGGCCTGCTGCTGCGCCGGCGTGGCGGCGGCGGGCAGGCTCACGTGCAGCTCCAGGTACAGGTCGCCGGGCGTGGCGGCGGGTATGCCGCGCCCTTTCAGGCGCAGCTTGCGGCCGCTTTTCCAGTGCGGCGGCACGGTCACCTCCACGGTGTTGCCCCCGGGCGTCTGCACCTCGATGGCGC
This region of Alicycliphilus denitrificans K601 genomic DNA includes:
- a CDS encoding LysR substrate-binding domain-containing protein, encoding MSAMPSPSHLRTRPVAVGHWRAFLAVARHLNFRAAADELALTQSAVSRQIQALEDEVGVPLFLRHTRAVELTGAGVQLHRAVAPALDRLDAAVRQVRQMAGRRSVAIATWASFASMWLIPRMEEFQCAHPDIDIRIDTSDSVVDLDTADVDLALRWATPGGSAPGAERLFGEQLAVVASPWLLKSMPPVRQPADVARFALIEAGDAHRQPYFDWITWGRWFEANGLGGLQPQRWLYLNYAQQIAQAALAGQGLALARMPLVAQSLAAGDLVEVLPGHRLDAPLAYWLVMGPRSGERPEVQAFRAWLLLQAEATRAAVGEPD
- the glmU gene encoding bifunctional UDP-N-acetylglucosamine diphosphorylase/glucosamine-1-phosphate N-acetyltransferase GlmU, which gives rise to MTQLDIIIMAAGKGTRMKSRIPKVLQRLAGRPLLHHVLDQAASLQARRVVVVTGHGATEVEAACAGGAGLRAGFDLQCVRQEPQLGTGHAVQQAVPRLAGDGTVVVLSGDVPLTQAATLRALVEASGGERLALLTVGLPDPSGYGRIVRGAGGTVLRIVEHKDASEAERAIGEVYSGIMAVPARLLAAWLARLTNDNAQGEYYLTDVVAMAVADGVPVVAHRITDALQVAGVNSPVQLAELERAHQQRQAQALMEQGVRLADPARFDLRDDARGGRAQLVCGQDVEIDVGCIFTGRVEIGEGARIGAYCHIGNAVIGAGAVIHPFTHIDGEKAGASVGEGALVGPFARLRPGAQLGREVHVGNFVEIKNSQLADGAKANHLAYLGDATVGERVNYGAGSITANYDGANKHRTVIEADVHVGSNCVLVAPVTIGAGGTVGGGSTITKDTPPGALSVARGKQVSIAGWKRPARQAK
- a CDS encoding sensor histidine kinase; the protein is MTAEGGATRGGTAQDRLQAELDEARRQMAAMAAAHEAFLRGVSHDLRAPLRHVTSYGALVRELLQELPAQYPQVEEALGFLATMDASARRMGLMIDGLQAIARAGRVPLRLQAVDLGAAVQQARALLGGAGDGVQWDVAPAMPAVRADAELFGQLLAQLLGNALKFTRGMAQARIAVHAEPDGQGRVRITVQDNGAGFDGARAQQLFGVFQRMHREADFEGVGAGLALCAAIAQRHGATITAAAAPGAGCSIRLDWPGAA
- a CDS encoding chaperone modulator CbpM — protein: MATTPNFLDNALAELLDEQARLTLDDLARSCCMAPGWVIERLEAGLLHGEQAGGHWQFTSATVVRARRLARLESTFDADPELAALTADLIEEVSALRQRLHQLEARLGLMP